The following are encoded together in the Glycine max cultivar Williams 82 chromosome 8, Glycine_max_v4.0, whole genome shotgun sequence genome:
- the LOC100788015 gene encoding DMT superfamily protein: MGSKDENSKAWKWGLGLVYIFAVATIWIAASFVVQSVVEAGVSPFLVTYICNSLFVVLIPIVEIGRYLEDSYGSLWFWRSEKSNPHSKGRVGESEKAILLKDNDAGNEASESLVLEEVDVIQERNNGSELLPADKVVGVSADQVNVIENISNHLDEKGRWSRCRVAKVSLLICPFWFLAQLTFNLSLKYTTVTSNTILSSASSLFTFLVSLAFLGERFTWLKLFSVLLCMAGTIIVSLGDSQSGLATVASNPLLGDIFALASAGLYAVYITLIRKKLPDDDGKSGEASTAQFLGFLGLFNVLIFLPVALILHFTKKESFSTLTWKQLGLIIGKGLLDNVLSDYLWAKAVLLTSTTVATAGLTIQVPLAAIVDTLTGNAPRFMDYLGAIAVMIGFTGINIPSDTFSKSTETTVALENENLNTRTEELTLSISQDSVAIS; encoded by the exons ATGGGTTCAAAAGATGAGAATAGTAAAGCATGGAAATGGGGTTTGGGTTTGGTATACATATTTGCCGTGGCAACAATTTGGATAGCTGCTAGCTTTGTAGTGCAGTCTGTTGTAGAAGCTGGTGTGTCACCATTCCTTGTTACTTACATCTGCAATTCTTTATTTGTGGTGTTGATTCCAATTGTTGAGATTGGGAGGTATTTGGAGGATTCTTATGGGAGTTTATGGTTTTGGAGGAGTGAGAAGAGTAATCCACATTCGAAAGGAAGGGTAGGCGAGTCAGAGAAGGCCATCCTTCTCAAAGATAATGATGCTGGGAATGAAGCTAGTGAATCCTTGGTTCTTGAAGAGGTTGATGTTATTCAAGAAAGGAACAATGGTTCTGAATTGCTTCCAGCAGATAAGGTGGTAGGGGTATCGGCTGATCAAGTTAATGTGATTGAAAATATCAGTAATCACCTTGATGAGAAAGGGCGGTGGAGTCGGTGCAGAGTGGCCAAAGTTAGTCTTTTGATCTGCCCATTTTGGTTTTTAGCTCAACTCACTTTTAACCTGTCATTGAAGTATACTACAGTCACA TCAAACACAATCTTAAGCAGTGCATCCAGTCTTTTTACCTTCCTGGTATCCCTAGCATTCTTGGGCGAGAGGTTTACTTGGTTAAAGCTTTTCAGTGTTCTTCTTTGTATGGCAGGAACAATAATTGTAAGTCTAGGTGATTCGCAATCTGGTTTAGCAACAGTTGCATCGAATCCTCTTCTTGGAGACATTTTTGCACTTGCTTCCGCAGGATTATATGCAGTTTATATAACTCTTATTCGCAAGAAATTACCTGATGATGATGGAAAAAGTGGTGAAGCCAGTACAGCTCAGTTTCTTGGATTTCTTGGGCTtttcaatgttttgatttttcttccagtTGCCCTCATACTGCATTTTACCAAGAAGGAATCTTTTAGTACACTAACCTGGAAGCAGCTTGGTCTGATAATTGGTAAAG GATTGCTGGATAATGTGCTGAGTGATTACTTGTGGGCCAAGGCTGTTCTTCTCACATCTACCACAGTAGCCACAGCTGGTCTTACAATTCAGGTCCCATTGGCTGCCATTGTGGATACCTTGACTGGCAATGCTCCGCGCTTTATGGATTACCTTGGAGCGATAGCTGTCATGATTGGCTTCACTGGAATCAACATTCCTTCTGATACTTTTAGCAAATCCACAGAAACTACTGTGGCATTGGAAAATGAGAACTTGAATACAAGGACTGAAGAGCTTACTTTGTCTATAAGCCAAGATTCAGTTGCCATATCATAG
- the LOC100787486 gene encoding desumoylating isopeptidase 1 has translation MAEEGHRVTLNVYDLSQGLARQLSMSFLGKAIEGIWHTGVVVYGNEYYFGGGIQHSPAGSTPYGTPLRVVDLGVTHVPKDVFEMYLQEISPQYLPETYSLLTHNCNNFSNEVAQFLVGASIPEYILQLPNEVMSSPMGALILPMIQNLETTLKSGGVPQVPQFKPATTLNVSANTQKNSSTSNSSSENGVSREVNKEVKGKDENSKAAPSANTTGQPQKPSLNGVTADPLGDARNKVQDEILKEFAAIMASGTMRASEAAALATKRVMQRYGHTTAVSQN, from the exons ATGGCTGAG GAGGGTCACAGGGTTACTCTAAATGTTTATGACTTGAGCCAAGGTCTTGCACGGCAGCTTTCAATGTCCTTTTTGGGGAAAGCTATTGAAGGCATATG GCACACAGGAGTTGTTGTTTATGGTAATGAGTATTACTTTGGTGGGGGTATTCAACACTCTCCTGCTGGATCAACTCCATATGGAACTCCACTAAGAGTGGTAGACTTAGGTGTGACACATGTTCCCAAGGATGTCTTTGAAATGTATTTGCAGGAAATCAGTCCGCAGTACCTGCCTGAAACATATAGTCTGCTTACTCATAATTGCAACAACTTCAGCAATGAGGTTGCTCAATTTTTGGTTGGTGCGTCCATTCCTGAATATATTCTCCAGCTGCCCAATGAAGTCATGAGCAGCCCAATGGGAGCTCTTATAT TGCCTATGATACAGAATCTTGAGACAACACTGAAATCTGGTGGAGTTCCTCAAGTACCACAATTCAAGCCTGCAACTACTCTGAATGTTTCAGCTAACACCCAAAAGAACTCAAGTACCTCCAACTCATCCAGTGAGAATGGGGTGAGCAGAGAGGTGAACAAGGAAGTGAAGGGCAAAGATGAAAACTCTAAGGCAGCACCTTCTGCAAACACAACAGGGCAACCACAAAAGCCATCACTAAATGGGGTCACAGCAGACCCTCTTGGAGATGCACGCAACAAGGTTCAAGATGAGATTCTCAAAGAGTTTGCTGCAATTATGGCAAGTGGGACAATGCGTGCTAGTGAGGCTGCAGCTCTAGCCACTAAAAGAGTCATGCAAAGATACGGCCATACTACTGCTGTGTCTCAGAATTAG
- the LOC100784287 gene encoding putative receptor protein kinase ZmPK1 yields MAFSISLFLLVLLFSFQSSSSSLLSLNKGSSLSVEKHAEDVIVSPNQMFCAGFFQVGENAFSFAIWFNDPHTHNNNHTVVWMANRETPVNGRLSKLSLLNSGNMVLVGAGQITTWSSNTASDAPVKLHLQDDGNLVLLDLQGTILWQSFDTPTDTLLPGQLLTRYTQLVSSRSQTNHSPGFYKMLFDDDNVLRLIYDGPDVSSTYWPPPWLLSWQAGRFNYNSSRVAVLNSIGNFTSSDNYDFSTDDHGTVMPRRLKLDSDGNARVYSRNEALKKWYVSWQFIFDACTSHGICGANSTCSYDPKRGRRCSCLPGYRVKNHSDWSYGCEPMFDLTCSRNESIFLEIQGVELYGYDHNFVQNSTYINCVNLCLQDCNCKGFQYRYDGNQIFSCFTKSQLLNGRRSPSFNGAIYLRLPITNNFSKEESVSADDHVCSVKLHKDYVRKPENRLVRFFLWLATAVGALEVIFFFLIWGFLIWNLKTSSADQQGYHLAAVGFRKYSYLELKKATKGFSQEIGRGAGGIVYKGILSDQRHVAIKRLYDAKQGEGEFLAEVSIIGRLNHMNLIEMWGYCAEGKHRLLVYEYMENGSLAQNLSSNTLDWSKRYSIALGTARVLAYLHEECLEWILHCDIKPQNILLDASYQPKVADFGLSKLLNRNNLNNSSFSMIRGTRGYMAPEWVLNLAITSKVDVYSYGIVLLEMITGKSPTTTGVQNIDGEEPYNGRLVTWVREKRSATSWLEHIIDPAIKTNYDECKMNLLATVALDCVEEDKDVRPTMSHVVEMLQSHESDPRNIINA; encoded by the coding sequence ATGGCTTTCTCTATCTCACTCTTTTTATTAGTCCTGCTTTTTTCTTTCcaatcttcttcatcttccctaTTGTCATTGAACAAGGGGTCCTCCCTCTCAGTGGAGAAACACGCAGAAGACGTTATTGTCTCCCCAAATCAAATGTTCTGTGCTGGCTTCTTTCAAGTTGGTGAAAATGCCTTCTCCTTTGCCATATGGTTCAACGACCCTCACACTCACAACAACAACCACACCGTGGTTTGGATGGCAAACCGTGAAACACCCGTTAATGGAAGGCTatcaaagctttccctcttaaACAGTGGTAACATGGTCTTGGTTGGTGCAGGTCAAATCACTACATGGTCATCAAACACAGCATCAGATGCTCCAGTAAAGTTGCATCTCCAAGATGATGGCAATCTTGTGTTACTTGATCTCCAAGGAACCATTTTGTGGCAAAGTTTTGATACCCCAACTGATACTCTCCTTCCCGGTCAATTACTTACCAGATACACACAACTAGTGTCTTCAAGAAGCCAGACTAACCATTCTCCTGGTTTCTATAAGATGCTATTTGATGATGACAACGTTCTTCGTCTTATTTATGATGGTCCTGATGTCTCAAGCACATATTGGCCACCACCATGGCTACTCAGTTGGCAAGCTGGAAGGTTTAATTACAACAGCAGCAGAGTTGCAGTGTTAAATTCTATTGGAAATTTCACTTCATCggataattatgatttttccACGGATGATCATGGCACGGTGATGCCAAGAAGATTAAAACTGGATTCAGATGGAAACGCTCGTGTGTACAGTAGAAATGAGGCTTTAAAGAAATGGTATGTTTCATGGCAATTCATATTTGATGCATGCACCAGTCATGGGATTTGTGGTGCTAACAGCACTTGCAGTTATGATCCTAAAAGGGGACGGAGATGCTCGTGTTTACCAGGATACAGAGTGAAGAACCATAGTGATTGGTCTTACGGGTGTGAACCCATGTTTGATCTTACTTGCAGCAGAAATGAGTCTATCTTTTTGGAGATACAGGGCGTTGAGTTATATGGTTATGATCACAATTTTGTCCAAAACAGTACATACATAAACTGTGTGAATTTGTGTTTGCAAGATTGTAACTGCAAAGGGTTTCAGTACAGATATGATGGTAACCAAATATTTAGCTGCTTTACAAAGTCACAGTTGTTGAATGGAAGGCGTTCACCAAGTTTTAACGGAGCAATTTACTTGAGGCTGCCAATCACCAATAACTTCTCCAAGGAAGAATCTGTGAGTGCAGATGATCATGTTTGTTCTGTGAAGCTTCACAAAGACTATGTTAGAAAGCCAGAAAATCGTTTGGTGAGATTTTTTCTGTGGCTTGCTACTGCAGTTGGGGCTTTAgaagtgattttctttttcctgattTGGGGTTTCTTGATTTGGAACCTCAAAACGTCTAGTGCAGATCAGCAAGGCTACCATCTTGCAGCGGTGGGATTCAGAAAATATAGTTATTTGGAGTTGAAGAAGGCAACAAAGGGGTTCAGCCAAGAGATTGGAAGAGGTGCAGGAGGGATTGTGTACAAAGGCATTTTATCAGATCAAAGACATGTTGCAATTAAGAGACTCTATGATGCTAAGCAAGGAGAAGGAGAATTCCTTGCTGAAGTGAGCATCATTGGAAGGCTCAACCACATGAATTTGATTGAAATGTGGGGATATTGTGCTGAGGGAAAGCATAGGTTGTTGGTGTATGAGTACATGGAGAATGGTTCTTTGGCACAAAATCTCTCATCCAACACACTTGATTGGAGTAAGAGATATAGCATTGCTCTTGGAACGGCAAGGGTTCTGGCATATCTTCATGAAGAATGCTTGGAGTGGATTTTGCACTGTGACATAAAGCCCCAGAACATACTTCTTGATGCTAGTTATCAGCCCAAGGTAGCAGATTTTGGCCTGTCCAAGCTACTAAATAGAAACAACCTCAACAATTCAAGTTTTTCAATGATCAGAGGAACCAGAGGGTATATGGCACCTGAGTGGGTTCTGAACTTAGCAATCACCTCAAAGGTTGATGTTTACAGTTATGGAATTGTTCTATTGGAGATGATAACTGGGAAGAGCCCAACAACAACCGGTGTTCAAAACATTGATGGAGAAGAGCCATACAATGGAAGGCTGGTAACATGGGTGAGAGAGAAAAGGAGTGCCACATCTTGGTTAGAGCACATCATTGATCCTGCAATTAAGACAAATTATGATGAATGTAAGATGAACCTTTTGGCTACAGTTGCTTTGGACTGTGTGGAGGAAGACAAAGATGTAAGGCCCACCATGAGCCATGTGGTAGAAATGCTACAAAGCCATGAAAGTGATCCTCGTAATATCATCAATGCTTGA
- the LOC100783758 gene encoding putative receptor protein kinase ZmPK1 — protein MALSITLFLLASLLSFQISSSSSSLRKGSSLSVENPQHVLVSPNGMFSAGFLAIGENAYSFAIWFTEPHFHSPNTVTWMANRDQPVNGKGSKLSLTHAGNIVLVDAGFNTAWSSNTASLAPAELHLKDDGNLVLRELQGTILWQSFDFPTDTLVPGQPLTRHTLLVSARSESNHSSGFYKFFFSDDNILRLVYDGPDVSSNYWPNPWQVSWHIGRTLFNSSRIAALNSLGRFRSSDNFTFVTFDYGMVLQRRLKLDSDGNLRVYGRKSAVEKWYVSWKAIRNDCIIHGVCGPNSTCGYDPKSGRTCKCLPGYRLRNHSDWSYGCEPMFDLTCNWNETTFLEMRGVEFYGYDNYYVEVSNYSACENLCLQNCTCQGFQHSYSLRDGLYYRCYTKTKFLNGQRLPRFPGTTYLRIPKSYSLSVKESAIDSVDDHHVCSVQLQRAYIKTLESRVVRVLLWFAAALGAFEMVCIFVVWCFLIRTGQKSNADQQGYHLAATGFRKFSYSELKKATKGFSQEIGRGAGGVVYKGILSDQRHAAIKRLNEAKQGEGEFLAEVSIIGRLNHMNLIEMWGYCAEGKHRLLVYEYMENGSLAQNLSSNTLDWSKRYNIVLGTARVLAYLHEECLEWILHCDIKPQNILLDSNYQPRLADFGLSKLLNRNNPNNPSISMIRGTRGYMAPEWVFNLPITSKVDVYSYGIVVLEMVTGKSPTTSIDDINGEETYDGRLVTWVREKRSNSNTSWVEQIIDPVIGLNYDKSKIEILITVALKCVLEDRDSRPNMSQVVEMLQCHGSDSH, from the coding sequence ATGGCTTTGTCAATCACACTCTTTCTTCTAGCATCGTTATTGTCTTTCCAAatttcatcttcatcatcatcattgagAAAGGGATCTTCCCTCTCAGTGGAAAATCCACAACACGTTCTTGTGTCACCAAATGGCATGTTCAGTGCTGGCTTCCTTGCCATTGGTGAGAACGCATATTCATTTGCAATATGGTTCACTGAGCCTCATTTCCACAGCCCCAACACCGTCACTTGGATGGCAAACCGTGACCAACCCGTGAATGGGAAGGGCTCGAAACTTTCCCTCACACACGCCGGCAACATAGTTTTGGTTGATGCTGGTTTTAACACTGCTTGGTCTTCAAACACCGCTTCATTAGCCCCAGCTGAGTTGCATCTCAAAGATGATGGCAATCTTGTGTTACGTGAGTTGCAAGGAACCATTCTGTGGCAAAGTTTTGATTTCCCAACTGATACTCTCGTTCCTGGCCAACCTCTTACCAGACACACGCTACTTGTGTCTGCAAGAAGCGAGAGTAACCATTCATCTGGTTTCTATAAGTTTTTCTTCAGCGATGATAACATTCTTCGTCTTGTCTACGATGGCCCTGATGTTTCCAGCAATTACTGGCCGAATCCCTGGCAAGTAAGTTGGCACATTGGAAGGACTCTATTCAATAGTAGTAGAATTGCAGCGTTGAATTCTCTGGGCCGATTCCGTTCATCAGATAATTTCACTTTTGTGACATTTGATTATGGGATGGTGCTGCAGAGAAGGTTGAAATTGGATTCTGATGGTAATCTCCGAGTTTATGGTCGAAAAAGTGCAGTAGAGAAATGGTATGTTTCATGGAAAGCAATTCGAAatgattgtataattcatggGGTTTGTGGACCCAACAGCACTTGTGGTTATGATCCAAAGAGTGGAAGAACATGCAAGTGTCTTCCAGGGTACAGATTGAGGAATCACAGTGATTGGTCATATGGGTGTGAACCCATGTTTGATCTCACTTGCAATTGGAACGAGACCACTTTCTTGGAGATGCGCGGTGTTGAGTTTTATGGCTATGATAATTATTATGTAGAAGTTAGTAACTATAGTGCTTGTGAGAATTTGTGCCTGCAAAATTGCACTTGTCAGGGATTTCAGCACTCCTATAGCCTAAGAGATGGCCTCTATTACAGGTGCTATACCAAAACAAAATTCCTCAACGGACAGCGTTTACCAAGATTCCCAGGAACAACATACTTGAGAATTCCTAAAAGTTATAGTTTATCTGTCAAAGAATCTGCTATTGACAGTGTAGATGATCATCATGTTTGTTCAGTTCAACTTCAAAGAGCTTATATCAAAACACTTGAAAGCCGTGTTGTGAGGGTTTTGCTGTGGTTTGCTGCCGCACTCGGAGCTTTTGAAATGGTTTGCAtttttgtggtttggtgcttCCTCATTAGGACAGGCCAAAAGTCTAATGCAGATCAACAAGGCTACCATCTTGCAGCAACAGGATTCAGAAAGTTTAGTTACTCAGAGCTGAAAAAGGCTACAAAGGGGTTCAGTCAAGAGATTGGAAGAGGTGCAGGAGGGGTTGTGTACAAAGGCATTTTATCAGATCAAAGACACGCAGCAATTAAGAGACTCAATGAAGCTAAACAAGGAGAAGGAGAATTCCTTGCTGAAGTGAGCATCATTGGAAGGCTCAACCACATGAACTTGATTGAAATGTGGGGATATTGTGCTGAGGGAAAGCATAGGTTGTTGGTGTATGAGTACATGGAGAATGGCTCTTTGGCACAAAATCTCTCATCCAACACACTTGATTGGAGTAAGAGATACAACATTGTTCTGGGAACGGCAAGGGTTCTAGCATATCTGCATGAAGAATGCTTGGAGTGGATTTTGCATTGTGACATAAAGCCACAAAACATACTCCTAGATTCCAATTATCAGCCCAGGTTGGCAGACTTTGGTTTGTCTAAGCTCCTCAACAGAAATAACCCCAACAATCCAAGCATCTCAATGATCAGAGGCACAAGAGGATATATGGCACCTGAGTGGGTTTTTAACCTGCCTATCACATCCAAGGTAGATGTTTATAGCTATGGAATTGTTGTTTTGGAAATGGTAACTGGGAAAAGCCCAACAACTAGTATCGATGACATTAATGGTGAAGAGACATATGATGGAAGGTTGGTGACATGGGTGAGAGAAAAAAGGAGCAACAGCAACACATCTTGGGTGGAGCAAATAATAGATCCTGTTATTGGACTAAATTATGATAAAAGTAAGATTGAAATTTTGATCACAGTGGCTTTAAAATGTGTACTGGAAGACAGAGATTCAAGGCCCAACATGAGCCAAGTAGTTGAGATGCTTCAATGTCACGGAAGTGATTCTCATTGA